A genomic window from Panthera tigris isolate Pti1 chromosome B4, P.tigris_Pti1_mat1.1, whole genome shotgun sequence includes:
- the C1S gene encoding complement C1s subcomponent: MNKLPEMRCVFLFSLLASVYAEPTMYGEILSPNYPQAYPNEVEKSWDIEVPEGYGIHLYFTHLDIELSENCAYDSVQIMSGDFEEGKLCGQRTSKSPNSPIVEEFQIPYHKLRVIFKSDFSNEERFTGFAAYYVAVDVNECTDFANAPCSHFCNNFMGGYYCSCPPEYFLHDDMKNCGVNCSGDVFTALIGEITSPNYPNPYPENSRCEYQVLLEEGYQVVVTVRREDFDVEPADSGGHCPDSLVFVARDKKFGPYCGNGFPGPLNIETRSNALNIIFQTDQTEQKRGWKLRYHGDPIPCPKDVTDHSVWEPEKAKYVFKDVVRITCLEGFEVVQGSVGSRSFYSTCQSDGKWSNSKLKCQPVDCGIPEPIQHGTVEDPEDTLFGSVIRYTCEEPYYYMENEESGEYHCAGNGSWVNELLGTELPKCVPVCGVPSKPFVGRQRIFGGSVADIQNFPWQVFFSDPRAGGALIDEYWVLTAAHVVERNHNPGMYVGSTSVLRSDLTKTKMLTAERVIIHPGWELLDDPESRKNFDNDIALVQLKEPVKMGPTVSPICLPGTSSEYNPSVGDLGLISGWGRTEKKDHVRQLRGAKLPIAPLERCREVKGENLKLDINAFVFTNNMICAGGQKGVDSCEGDSGGAFAVQIPSVETPKFYVAGLVSWGPQCGTYGIYTRVKNYIDWIKKTMQENSPPSVD; the protein is encoded by the exons ATGAACAAATTGCCAGAGATGCG GTGCGTcttcttgttttcccttttggCATCCGTTTACGCCGAGCCTACTATGTATGGGGAGATCCTGTCCCCTAACTATCCTCAGGCATACCCCAATGAGGTAGAGAAATCTTGGGATATAGAAGTTCCTGAAGGGTATGGGATCCACCTCTACTTCACCCATCTGGACATAGAGCTGTCGGAGAACTGCGCATATGACTCAGTGCAG ATAATGTCAGGAGACTTTGAAGAAGGGAAACTCTGTGGGCAGAGGACCAGCAAGAGTCCCAACTCTCCCATCGTGGAAGAGTTCCAAATCCCGTACCATAAACTCCGGGTGATCTTTAAGTCAGACTTCTCCAATGAAGAACGTTTCACTGGGTTTGCTGCCTACTATGTCGCTGTAG aTGTAAACGAGTGCACAGACTTTGCCAATGCCCCTTGTAGCCACTTCTGCAACAACTTCATGGGTGGTTATTACTGCTCCTGCCCTCCAGAATACTTCCTCCATGATGATATGAAGAATTGTGGAG TCAATTGCAGTGGGGATGTATTCACGGCACTGATTGGGGAGATCACAAGTCCCAATTATCCCAATCCATACCCAGAGAATTCAAGGTGTGAATATCAGGTCCTCTTGGAGGAGGGATACCAAGTGGTCGTGACTGTGCGGAGAGAAGATTTTGATGTGGAACCAGCTGATTCAGGGGGCCATTGCCCTGACAGTTTAGTT tttgttGCAAGAGACAAGAAATTTGGTCCTTACTGTGGTAATGGATTCCCTGGGCCACTAAATATTGAAACCAGGAGCAATGCTCTTAATATCATCTTCCAAACTGACCAAACAGAGCAAAAAAGGGGCTGGAAACTTCGTTACCATGGAGATC CAATCCCTTGTCCCAAAGACGTCACTGACCATTCTGTTTGGGAGCCTGAGAAAGCAAAATATGTGTTCAAAGATGTGGTGAGGATAACCTGCCTGGAAGGGTTTGAAGTCGTACAG GGAAGTGTTGGCTCGAGATCTTTCTATTCTACTTGTCAAAGTGATGGAAAGTGGAGTAATTCCAAACTGAAATGTCAAC CTGTGGACTGTGGAATTCCTGAACCCATTCAGCATGGTACAGTCGAAGATCCAGAAGATACTTTATTTGGTTCTGTCATTCGCTATACTTGTGAGGAGCCATATTACTacatggaaaatgaagaaagtg GGGAGTATCACTGTGCTGGCAACGGGAGCTGGGTGAATGAGTTGCTGGGCACCGAGCTGCCAAAATGTGTTCCAG TCTGTGGTGTTCCCAGTAAGCCCTTTGTAGGAAGACAGAGGATATTTGGAGGATCTGTTGCAGATATTCAAAATTTCCCCTGGCAAGTCTTCTTTTCAGACCCACGGGCTGGTGGGGCTCTCATCGATGAGTACTGGGTGCTGACAGCCGCCCACGTCGTGGAGAGAAACCATAACCCAGGAATGTACGTTGGGTCCACCTCAGTACTCCGCTCAGATCTGACAAAAACCAAGATGCTTACTGCTGAGCGTGTGATTATTCATCCGGGTTGGGAATTGTTGGATGACCCAGAGTCACGGAAGAATTTTGACAATGACATTGCACTTGTGCAGCTGAAAGAGCCCGTGAAAATGGGACCCACTGTCTCCCCTATCTGCCTGCCAGGTACCTCCTCAGAATACAATCCCTCAGTAGGAGACCTGGGACTGATCTCAGGCTGGGGCCGAACGGAGAAAAAAGATCATGTGCGCCAGCTCAGAGGAGCAAAGTTACCCATTGCTCCCTTAGAAAGGTGCCGGGAGGTGAAAGGGGAAAATCTTAAACTGGATATAAATGCCTTCGTTTTCACTAATAACATGATCTGTGCTGGAGGACAGAAGGGTGTTGATAGCTGTGAAGGGGACAGTGGCGGAGCTTTTGCTGTACAGATCCCCAGTGTAGAGACCCCCAAATTCTATGTAGCTGGTCTGGTGTCCTGGGGCCCTCAGTGTGGAACCTATGGAATCTACACACGAGTAAAGAACTACattgactggataaagaagacaaTGCAGGAAAATAGTCCCCCCAGTGTGGACTAA